Sequence from the Lasioglossum baleicum chromosome 9, iyLasBale1, whole genome shotgun sequence genome:
CTCAAGAATTATATTATCGATGTCGCATGTAATGCATGTAACTACTGTGCGGTAGTATTATACTTGCTATGAATCTTCCAGTAAGTTCTCTCTACGTTCCAAAAAGCACGATCTAATGTGCGACCTAAAATCGACCCGCACCGAAATTGTCCAATTTTCCGCAAGCACTCTTGTTGAAGGTGTCTCTCAAATTTGTCATTCAATGTCACGCTCGTAAAATGTTCCGTCGATGCTGTTAAATGTCAGTTTTCACAATACTTTTTGATTTTTTCTCATACAAAACAATTTATTGAATTGTAATTACGATccagtttttacattttatcaATCTAAGTCGTGGGACCGCGACATTTGAAAAGtacagatatatgtatattatattatttcgaaTTTATGGAATGTTTGAATGTTCGAATGTTTGGAATATTTTTCGTCAGACATCAATCGTTAGATCATTTTTATTGATACAGATTGTTTGTCACGAACGTTGAAAACATGCAAaagatacaaaaaaaaatgtaacaaataatatatatatttagataAAAACTGCGATTTTGTCAGACTACAAGATTCTATTTGCATATTTTGTTTACAATTATGATGCGGCAtagcaaatatttattgaaagtatggttgttgtatatatttaatgttcgcaaaatttattttattttatactgttCCCCGGCAATGATGTTTTCACATTTTAGTAGAATTGACATTAATTCTGACCAAAGGTTAATCAGATCTTTTTTCCTTTAACCTGTTGTACTGATATTTAACGGTTTACGTCGTTAATTGATGATAACTTCATAGTTCGTTTTCTCTTGTCATGCAAGCATAGTGATCGGTTAAGTCGCTCTTACATCGTATTTTGCATAGGTAATTCAAAACGCAGGCTTTTTTGAAGAATTCTATTTAAACCAATGCGAGATGTCTTTCATTAGTACACTTTGGAAATGTACATTTAGCCCTCGGCTTTTTAAAGTTTATGAAATAACGTGGATCGGTCGTTTAGTCGACGTAAGTATAAATACTTTATACGGGATTCGTTAGTTGTTGCATTTAGGTTATGCATCTTTTAATTGATTTCAGAAGTCATATGAGCCAAAGAGCATAGAACGATGGAGCGATCACATTGTAATTTGTGTAAGTATTTTCAAAGAATTACAATATTTCGATTAAGTTAAATATTGTTTAATGCTACATCAGTTAAATCATCTACTAAGCTGTTAACGTCAACTATGAGATTGCAAGTGACAGTTGTAATGTACAAGTCTGCttttaattttacataaaaataaatttaatttatttggaaataatataataacacGTGTTAATCTTATTGAATTTGTTTGTTTTCAGTTTGCAGCAATTTGGTCCATAAGCCTATACACAATACCATTAGTTGCCACCTTTTTTTACCAACGCAACAATCCTTTAACAGATAATGTGTATCTACTATGTAAATTTATAGCTGGAGCTGGTATAATTTTAGTTGCATCTTTGGCAGCACGTGGCTGCTCCAGAGCAAACAATCCAACatacttgaaatttttaaaaacattgaATGATGCGAATGCACGATATAACACAGAAAATAAACAGGAACTTCAAAAATATGAATTTGAGTTTTGGGCGTGGCCTGTAGATTTCAAAATTGCAGAGGTGGAAaggtaaaatatttgatttactataataataataattcgataAAGTTCTTTTctaattctaaatatttttcaggGAGAAGCCACGTGAGAAGCTAACATTAGAAAAAATTGCAGTATCCAGTGGTCGTATAAAGAGGCAAACTAACAAAGAATTTGTATTTAGATTACCTTGTAAATTATTATCGTGTATTGTAGCTCATACTTTTGCTATTAAAATGATATATCCTGGAAGTATATCAGTTATTAACTGGGCATTTCGTAAGTTGAATCTATATATTTTGCCATTACGTTACTATTCTATAACAATGTTCATTACTATCATAGGTTctacacttttaaaaggacgaatAGATTTAATAAAGCAAGGTGGGGAAAGATACAAACTGTTATCAGCAGATAACAATCAAATTGACACTATGTTGGTTGATAGGCGGAACAAGTAATATAAACACTAATAACTTCTTTTCCAAAATTGCATTTCACAAAAgattattttgaaataattcattttcctGTCTGCAGAACAAATGAAGGGCATATATTGGTAATTACATGTGAAGGAAATTGCAGCTTTTACGAGACTGGCATTGTATCTACTCCATTAAAAAAAGGATATTCTGTGTTAGGATGGAATCATCCAGGCTTTGGTAACAGTGCTGTAAGTGTTGTTtttgcaaataaatattttgcatttCATTTATGGTAATACTCCGATGAGAAGAATTGCTGTTACTCTTATACACCAATATTGCAAAGGTGAAATTTTGGCAATTGTTGCAGTTAATATcaatgatatatgtatattaactaTAATTGAAGTAATGGCAAGACTTCTCCTTCGGCCAAACTATGATTATAAAATTGTAACAGTAAGACATGAAAATGACTACAAAGGGTGCCCCGTATCCTCTGCAAGAAGAGAATGCTATCGATTGTGTAATGCGTTTTGCAATCGAATACTTAAGGTTTCCCGAGGAACAAATAATTCTTTATGGCTGGAGTATCGGTGGTTATACTGCCACTTGGGCTGCAATGAACTATCCTTCTATTAAATCTCTAGTAAgatcacatatatatatatttttttactattgtttaaaTACTCTACAGATTAGTTGTAtcgtaaaaaaatataaaatatttcgaaaataattgtgttaaaatgcagtaacgcaTATTCCAGGTATTAGACGCAACATTCGACGATGTACTTCCGCTAGCCATTATGACAATGTCCTCCTCATTAGAGGGTATAGTACGGAACATTATCAGGGATTATTTTAATCTAAATATCGCGGAACAATTAATTAGGTACATACATCATAGCATTCCatgaaaatgttttctttaGTAATATCATTCTGTAAGATGATTCTGTTTCTTTGCAGATACAAAGGTCCTGTATTGATCATAAGAAGAACAGAAGATGAAATAGTATGCACACCTAGCAATTCTTTAGCAGGAAATCGTGGTAACATGTTGCTTACAAAACTTTTCATAATACGCTATCCGTACCTGTTCTTAAACGAATCACTGTGTGGAGAACTTTTAACACGATTTTTGTCCGCCGATGTTGCTACAAGaagtaaaagaaaatattaacatgtttaTTACTCAAATTGATGTTTGTGTAGGACAATGTAATATGATACCTTTGAATTTGTTTCAGAATCAATCATTGATATGGTAGAGATTGACGAAAAGCAGTGCTTAGAATTAATCGCGGAAGATATACAACAAGCCGGCGGTATTGTAAATTATCCTTCTACACTTGGGCAAGACTgtcattgtaaaataaaacaacaACTTACACTCTTTCTTGTaggtataaaaataaatttaattttttattcgatgcacacattattttatatatttgatattttagGCAATGATGTACATGAAAGATCAACCAACGACACATTGTTCACCATTAGCCGTGGATTTATTTCATCCAGGATGGCATCCAACAACCACAACATCCGTGAAATAGCGAAATAAAGTTCCGTGATGTTATAATTATCTAATTATTGGGAACTTTCTTTCAAAGTTCTAATTTGTACACTAGATGACACTTTCAAGAGTTACGATAATGTAGGGCTCAAGGTTTTAAATTAAGTACGAAATGAGTTTATTTACACTGTTTCTTTAAACACGTAATAAATATTCACGGAACTCATAAAACTATTAATGCATTTGATCTTGTTTTTACTGTTaaaagttatttattatatatgaatTCCAAACTATGTTTCGTATTCCAAGTTTATAagtgtaatttttatatttactttGAACATTCTAGTCTAATCTTCGTACacgtttaataattaaaaagcaggtttataaaaatttagatATCTACAACGAcaaaaaaattgattaaaatacgTGTATCATTAAACCATATAGttatgttaaaaaattttgttttcattatTCATTAGAATGTGACAATTAGCGGTACgtcaataaaacatttttattttcaaacatttGTAACTAATTTGAATCTATTGATGTGTAGGTGTTATGTGaataattgttataaaatataaatttcgcaCGGAACACTTAACCATTAATAATCTGTATACATTGCATGACATATAGCCATTTCTTTTTATAAGGCTGTATAAAACCATGTCTGTTTTACAACTTTCAAAGTATGTAACAATAAATAGGTATACCTTATATCAATGTTTTGCAAACCAATGTATGTTACATTTATTATGCATTCATCGAACCATTTAAAGCTCGTAAAAGCGAATCTTTCGCTTCCTGACACGAATCTAcaactttctttttattttgcattggtTTATCCAGAAACAGCTTCAACGTGTTTCGAGTATCATCCAAAAAGTAATCCTTATAAATAATCGTCTCCAATGCTTTAAAACAACCTTCCAAGTCCCAATCAATTTTTCCACTTTGTTTGTTTTCACTCTgaaattaattatgtatttgAATTTGATTTGTATTAAAAACAAGTATGGAAATCAACGGTACATCCATCCTGAAAGATACTCACTTTAATTAAACCTAAGTTGACTAATaaagcattattcaaaatagaCGTCTGATCGTTTtcctttgcaaaggaaaataactCTGAATACAAAGAATTTGTTATGACTAGAGCTTTCATTCTAACATCAACATAGCCACACGAACATAAAGATGATACTTTCATAATTGTAGTTGTGAATTCTTCTATGAACATTTGCTCAGAAGATGTATCAGCTTTTTCCGATACTTTCTAAAACACAGAAGTATTTTTAAAAGTCATTAAAATATTATCAAATAATTCGAATGTTATAGGTGCTTACTTTAGCCTGATCAatgaaatgttgcacaatatcttctttcgataataataatttgtcATACGTTGGCGATTTTAAAAACTGTGTAACAGTTACTGTTGATGCTGTAACATTATTTGGTATTGTATTGCCATTTTCAACTGCaacctcctcttcctcttcctcgttATCTTCATTTTCTTCACTGGCACTGTCGGTATTGTCATCTTGGTCTTCATCCTCATCATTATCCGTTTCATCCTCCTCAAATGGGCCCAATGAATTAATTCTTTTAGAAATAGTAAGCAATTCTCTCAATATAGTTCGTCCTTCATTTCCAAACATATTGCCATCTAATTGTAGACTCATCAGGCACTCTTTATCAGCCATAGCAACAGCTATTGGATTAGCACCCTCTGTGCGAATTTCATTAGAAGTGAAATTGACTTCCTTCAGTAAAGGATGGTTACCCTCGATTCCCAATGCCTCCGCAAGAATTATGCATCCTTGTGTTTTAATCAAACAGTCTCCTAAATTAAgctgttccaaattttttaaatttggtaaTGCTTTAGCTAGAGCTTGAGCTCCTTTCACACCAACTGTATtatcatttaaatttaaaatcttCAATCCTGGATTGGCTGATAATCCAGTTGCAAGTGCTGCAATGCCTACATGATAAATACCATTCTGGGGCATTACAACTTCCTCTAAACTAGTCAATTTCTGAAAAACTTGTGCCAATGCTTTTGCACCCTCGTTTTCTAATCTGTTCCTGCCTGCTACAAATACCTTCAATGCTAGAGGCGCTCCTACAGATAAAAATGGTAAATTATTAATCgattaatattttctaaaactATCATGTCAATAAAATAGCTTACCTGTTTtacagctattttcatagcaatCAGACAATGCTTTCGCCAACATATTACCACCTGATATTCCAAGCCCATTGTTATtcaaccttaattcacgaagaGTATAACATGTATTGGAAGTCAAAAATGAGGCTAATCCTTGTACACCAATAGGTCCAAAAGCATTATCGCTCAAATCTAATTCAATTAAACGAGTACCGGCAGAGCATAGACTAGAACCAAGGAATTCAATGGCCTTTGGTATTTCAGACTTCAAACGACCAGTGAACATATCTTTCCAAAGTGCGCGTTTCAGAAAAGAACCTTTTTCTTCCAATATCTTAGCCACTGCTTTGGCAGCAAGTGGCCCCAAAGTGTTACCTTCTAAATCCAAAAACTCTAATTTGGGGCATTCTCGTATTGCATTCACAACTTCCACCGCtgttaaataataaaacaattaacgccTACCTTGGATAACCTAATATAGGCTCACATAATTGTAATTTTGTATCGTACAGCTTTCGAAACGTATAAAGAAATGAAACATTAAACAAATCGAAACACTTAAAATTTCTTACCATCTACTTCAGAATCAAGCTTGAGTGACCTCTTCGCGAAAGATACACCGGTGCCGGTAGAATTTTGAGTAACATTTTCCAGTTGACTTTCGAGCTCACTTAAATTAAACGGTGTCATATTTCAATTTGATTATACTTAACTGCACTACGTAATAATAAATTCTTCCGTTGTATTCCTTCACAATGCCTTGGAGCAAACAgtactataaatattaatttgtttttagCGGGAGATAAAGGCCATCATCGAGAATCGTTCGTAATGTTGATACAATGAGAAATGAGACGCGTCACGCACGCGGTAACGAACAACGAATATTGCAATGGGCCAATGGGGATGGGGCATGGGGAAcgaatttttcgcgcatgcgcgatgcGCGCCCAGAATGGCCATTCGCAGTGACGTATCTATGTCGCTCGTTTTGATCTACGATCATCTACGACCTACGATGCCACAGAGTTTGGAAATAAACTTTCTCTGTATTTCAAATAGGTTGATCAGTTGACAATGGTTCACAACGAAATTTTGCGAGAGAAAGTCCGTGCTGCCCTTTACTCTGTTCCTTTTATCGGACCCCTGGTTCCAGAATGCGTCGATGGTGGGGCGTCGTAAGGTCCAATCCGAAGGGTAGTCTCCTCCCCTAAGTTTGCGTGGGAGGATATTATCAGatattatacaggtgtgccgacttagcattGCTTAGCATCTCTGTAACGTTGACGTTTGGTGATAGATGGGTAGCACATGTACACGCACACGTACGGAACCAGTACGGAACCtgtagcaccgacgagatataaggatagacccACATAGACCTATCACCCAATGTATTTTGGTGGCCATCTTTGCTGAGGCCACATGGCCTCCTTTTCTTGTCATTTCCTGTATTACCAACTCGGTTTTGGAGCCCCAGGCAGGATCTCGACGGGGCTGACAGCTAAAATAGGCTGACAGCACGAATGGGATATAGGAATCATATTCtaagaaataagaaaaaaaagaggtaaaaaaaggaaaaaaagaggTTGCTCGTGTGCAGCATGCCACGTGCGTTTCAATCGCTGTTCGATGTCCTCATAAGTGGCCTCTTGTTCGGGGGTGACTAATTTATGTCTTCCAGCTTCCAGGTTCTTGAGGAAGGCTGTGGAGCTGTCTTCTCTC
This genomic interval carries:
- the LOC143211981 gene encoding phosphatidylserine lipase ABHD16A isoform X1, translated to MMRHSKYLLKVIQNAGFFEEFYLNQCEMSFISTLWKCTFSPRLFKVYEITWIGRLVDKSYEPKSIERWSDHIVICFAAIWSISLYTIPLVATFFYQRNNPLTDNVYLLCKFIAGAGIILVASLAARGCSRANNPTYLKFLKTLNDANARYNTENKQELQKYEFEFWAWPVDFKIAEVEREKPREKLTLEKIAVSSGRIKRQTNKEFVFRLPCKLLSCIVAHTFAIKMIYPGSISVINWAFRSTLLKGRIDLIKQGGERYKLLSADNNQIDTMLVDRRNKTNEGHILVITCEGNCSFYETGIVSTPLKKGYSVLGWNHPGFGNSAGAPYPLQEENAIDCVMRFAIEYLRFPEEQIILYGWSIGGYTATWAAMNYPSIKSLVLDATFDDVLPLAIMTMSSSLEGIVRNIIRDYFNLNIAEQLIRYKGPVLIIRRTEDEIVCTPSNSLAGNRGNMLLTKLFIIRYPYLFLNESLCGELLTRFLSADVATRKSIIDMVEIDEKQCLELIAEDIQQAGGIVNYPSTLGQDCHCKIKQQLTLFLAMMYMKDQPTTHCSPLAVDLFHPGWHPTTTTSVK
- the LOC143211981 gene encoding phosphatidylserine lipase ABHD16A isoform X2; its protein translation is MMRHSKYLLKVIQNAGFFEEFYLNQCEMSFISTLWKCTFSPRLFKVYEITWIGRLVDSYEPKSIERWSDHIVICFAAIWSISLYTIPLVATFFYQRNNPLTDNVYLLCKFIAGAGIILVASLAARGCSRANNPTYLKFLKTLNDANARYNTENKQELQKYEFEFWAWPVDFKIAEVEREKPREKLTLEKIAVSSGRIKRQTNKEFVFRLPCKLLSCIVAHTFAIKMIYPGSISVINWAFRSTLLKGRIDLIKQGGERYKLLSADNNQIDTMLVDRRNKTNEGHILVITCEGNCSFYETGIVSTPLKKGYSVLGWNHPGFGNSAGAPYPLQEENAIDCVMRFAIEYLRFPEEQIILYGWSIGGYTATWAAMNYPSIKSLVLDATFDDVLPLAIMTMSSSLEGIVRNIIRDYFNLNIAEQLIRYKGPVLIIRRTEDEIVCTPSNSLAGNRGNMLLTKLFIIRYPYLFLNESLCGELLTRFLSADVATRKSIIDMVEIDEKQCLELIAEDIQQAGGIVNYPSTLGQDCHCKIKQQLTLFLAMMYMKDQPTTHCSPLAVDLFHPGWHPTTTTSVK
- the Rangap gene encoding ran GTPase activating protein, with the translated sequence MTPFNLSELESQLENVTQNSTGTGVSFAKRSLKLDSEVDAVEVVNAIRECPKLEFLDLEGNTLGPLAAKAVAKILEEKGSFLKRALWKDMFTGRLKSEIPKAIEFLGSSLCSAGTRLIELDLSDNAFGPIGVQGLASFLTSNTCYTLRELRLNNNGLGISGGNMLAKALSDCYENSCKTGAPLALKVFVAGRNRLENEGAKALAQVFQKLTSLEEVVMPQNGIYHVGIAALATGLSANPGLKILNLNDNTVGVKGAQALAKALPNLKNLEQLNLGDCLIKTQGCIILAEALGIEGNHPLLKEVNFTSNEIRTEGANPIAVAMADKECLMSLQLDGNMFGNEGRTILRELLTISKRINSLGPFEEDETDNDEDEDQDDNTDSASEENEDNEEEEEEVAVENGNTIPNNVTASTVTVTQFLKSPTYDKLLLSKEDIVQHFIDQAKKVSEKADTSSEQMFIEEFTTTIMKVSSLCSCGYVDVRMKALVITNSLYSELFSFAKENDQTSILNNALLVNLGLIKSENKQSGKIDWDLEGCFKALETIIYKDYFLDDTRNTLKLFLDKPMQNKKKVVDSCQEAKDSLLRALNGSMNA